A single genomic interval of Mucilaginibacter boryungensis harbors:
- a CDS encoding histone H1: MKKFTEVKNLIASLEADADKFYNKGNSAAGTRVRKGMQDLKNLAQAIRLEVQEAKNKA, encoded by the coding sequence ATGAAAAAATTTACTGAAGTGAAAAACCTAATCGCATCGCTGGAAGCTGATGCTGACAAATTTTACAACAAAGGCAATAGCGCTGCAGGTACACGCGTGCGCAAAGGTATGCAGGACCTGAAAAACTTAGCCCAGGCTATACGTTTAGAGGTGCAGGAAGCTAAAAACAAAGCCTAG
- the dapA gene encoding 4-hydroxy-tetrahydrodipicolinate synthase: MNRFYGTGVAMVTPFQADGQVDYEGLKNLINYLIDGGLEYLVSLGTTGESATLNKQEKRKVFEFTAEIVNKRVPLIAGLAGNNTYEVVEEIRVFNIPGYDAILSASPHYNKPTQEGIYQHYRAIAEVAQLPIILYNVPSRTGSTISAETTLRLANDFTNIIGIKEASGSFEIFSQIMRDKPEDFVLISGDDAITLPMMALGAVGMISVSGNALPRQTSDMVRLCLQGDYKTACKLHSSLVEFTRLMFAEGSPAGVKTALKQLGICGDVVRLPLVQVSSKTAEAIIAETKKIVAQSVPA, encoded by the coding sequence ATGAACAGATTTTATGGAACCGGGGTGGCTATGGTAACCCCTTTTCAGGCAGATGGACAGGTTGATTATGAGGGTTTGAAAAACCTGATCAACTATTTGATTGATGGCGGGCTGGAGTACCTTGTATCGTTAGGTACAACCGGCGAAAGCGCCACTTTAAATAAGCAGGAGAAGCGAAAGGTGTTTGAATTTACTGCCGAAATTGTAAATAAACGGGTTCCATTAATAGCAGGCCTGGCCGGTAACAATACTTACGAGGTGGTAGAAGAAATTCGCGTATTCAACATCCCGGGGTATGATGCTATCCTGTCGGCAAGTCCGCATTATAATAAACCAACTCAGGAGGGTATTTACCAGCACTACCGCGCTATTGCCGAAGTAGCGCAGTTACCCATCATATTATATAATGTACCCAGCCGCACCGGCAGCACCATCAGTGCTGAAACTACGCTGCGCTTAGCTAACGATTTTACGAACATTATAGGCATTAAAGAAGCCTCGGGGAGCTTTGAGATATTCAGCCAGATTATGCGCGATAAGCCGGAAGACTTTGTTTTGATATCAGGCGACGATGCCATTACCCTGCCAATGATGGCCTTAGGGGCAGTAGGCATGATATCGGTAAGCGGTAACGCGCTGCCAAGGCAAACATCGGATATGGTGCGCTTATGCCTGCAGGGCGATTACAAAACAGCCTGCAAGCTGCACAGCAGCCTGGTAGAGTTTACCCGCTTAATGTTTGCTGAAGGCAGCCCGGCCGGAGTGAAAACCGCCTTAAAACAATTAGGTATTTGCGGCGATGTAGTGAGGTTACCATTAGTACAGGTAAGCAGCAAAACCGCAGAAGCTATTATAGCTGAAACAAAAAAGATAGTTGCGCAAAGCGTACCTGCATAA
- a CDS encoding DUF5686 and carboxypeptidase regulatory-like domain-containing protein, with translation MRTLLLLILVLIFSTGTFAQQSGVSGTITDEAGRPVPFVSVHIKNTTRGTSANSEGKYTMPLAPGQYELLYKAIGYKQESRNIIVKTAETVNIQLKTETYELKNVTIRAGAEDPAYAIIRKAIKKRKTYLKEVNAFTCDVYIKGLQKLLQTPKRFMGRNMDEITRDMGLDSGRRGIIYLSESESKYSFKRPNEEHEEMISSKVSGNNRAFSFNRASDFKVNFYENLLDWEGLSNRPFVSPIADNALFYYNYKYVGFAVENGETINKIKVTPKRAHDPVFDGYIYIIEDSWRIHSVDLNMSKRSNIFLLDTLKINQQFLPVDKSVWMPSSVKFEFTGAFLGFKFGGYFIGIFKNYDLEPTFAKSTFNEVMRITKGVNKKDSTYWENSRPIPLTGEEITDYKKKEKLAEKRESKPYLDSIDKKRNKFHASSMIIGSGYSHYNRYQKTNFHFNSLSESLLYNTVEGFAFDYGATYHKQIDSVTNRYLNLGGKVRYGFANQKWHGSVNGSISNRDLSFYFAAGSDVVDMNNRQPISTWMNTVHSLLFRQNFEKLYDKQFIDLGLNTRITGTWTAGISTEYANRKWLPNSTSYSIFTPKGREFTSNNPLVPNADVPLFAENQAFKVTLRTSYDFSNKYSTYPNGRRYEPSKYPRIDLNFTHAFQNVFGADVSYSLLSADITKSDLNLGMLGKTSFYVGAGKYLDAQNLTYVDYRHFSGNEIRVFTAGINKFLLLDYYTYSTPDQYLEGHFEQNFSGFFLNKLPLIRKLKLQEIADVNYLSTPALHNYTELGLGVQYFGFRIMFAKSFNSGDNLTNALRIGAKF, from the coding sequence ATGAGAACACTTTTACTGTTAATCCTTGTCCTAATTTTTTCAACCGGCACATTTGCCCAACAAAGCGGTGTAAGTGGCACCATTACCGATGAAGCCGGCCGGCCGGTACCATTTGTAAGTGTGCATATTAAAAACACCACCCGTGGTACATCGGCCAATAGCGAAGGTAAATATACCATGCCTTTAGCCCCCGGTCAGTACGAATTACTTTATAAAGCAATTGGTTATAAACAGGAAAGCCGCAACATTATTGTCAAAACAGCTGAAACAGTAAACATTCAGTTGAAAACCGAAACTTACGAACTTAAAAATGTAACCATCCGCGCTGGCGCCGAGGACCCGGCCTACGCCATCATCCGCAAAGCCATAAAAAAACGCAAAACCTATTTAAAGGAAGTAAACGCCTTTACCTGCGATGTTTATATTAAAGGCTTACAAAAGCTGTTGCAAACACCTAAGCGTTTTATGGGTCGTAATATGGACGAAATCACCCGTGATATGGGGCTTGATTCCGGTCGCCGGGGTATTATTTACCTGTCCGAATCTGAATCTAAATACAGCTTTAAACGCCCGAACGAGGAGCACGAGGAAATGATATCATCCAAGGTATCAGGCAATAACCGGGCGTTTAGTTTTAACCGGGCGTCGGATTTTAAGGTGAACTTTTACGAGAACCTTTTAGATTGGGAAGGGCTGAGTAACCGCCCGTTTGTATCGCCTATTGCTGATAATGCTTTATTTTATTACAACTATAAATACGTAGGCTTCGCGGTTGAGAACGGCGAGACCATCAACAAAATAAAGGTAACCCCTAAGCGCGCGCACGACCCGGTTTTTGACGGCTATATTTATATTATTGAGGATAGCTGGCGCATTCACAGTGTCGATTTGAACATGTCTAAAAGGTCGAACATCTTTTTGTTAGATACCTTAAAAATAAACCAGCAGTTTTTACCGGTTGATAAGTCGGTGTGGATGCCGTCGTCGGTTAAGTTTGAATTTACCGGCGCTTTCCTTGGCTTTAAATTTGGTGGTTACTTTATTGGCATATTCAAAAACTATGATTTGGAACCCACTTTTGCCAAAAGCACTTTTAACGAAGTGATGCGCATTACCAAGGGCGTAAACAAAAAGGATTCAACCTATTGGGAAAACTCACGCCCCATCCCATTGACGGGTGAGGAAATTACCGATTACAAAAAGAAAGAAAAACTGGCCGAAAAACGCGAATCAAAACCATATCTTGATTCGATAGATAAAAAGCGCAATAAGTTTCATGCGAGCAGTATGATCATCGGCAGTGGCTATTCACATTATAACCGGTACCAAAAAACAAACTTTCATTTCAATTCGCTAAGCGAATCGCTGCTGTACAACACCGTAGAAGGTTTCGCGTTTGATTATGGCGCTACTTACCACAAGCAGATAGACAGCGTTACTAACCGTTATTTAAACCTGGGTGGTAAAGTGCGTTATGGCTTTGCCAACCAAAAATGGCATGGCAGTGTTAATGGCAGCATCTCCAACCGAGACCTTTCATTCTACTTTGCCGCAGGCAGCGATGTGGTAGATATGAATAACCGCCAGCCTATTTCAACCTGGATGAACACGGTGCATAGCCTGTTGTTCCGGCAGAACTTTGAGAAACTGTACGACAAACAATTTATTGACCTGGGGTTAAACACCCGCATTACCGGCACCTGGACAGCGGGTATCAGCACTGAATACGCTAATCGCAAATGGTTGCCTAACAGCACCAGCTATAGCATATTTACCCCTAAAGGGCGCGAGTTTACCTCAAACAACCCCTTAGTTCCCAATGCTGATGTACCATTGTTTGCCGAGAACCAAGCCTTTAAAGTTACCCTGCGCACCAGCTACGATTTTAGTAACAAATATTCCACCTATCCCAACGGTCGCCGTTACGAGCCATCAAAATATCCGCGGATAGATCTGAATTTCACCCATGCCTTCCAGAATGTGTTTGGAGCTGATGTGAGCTACAGTTTGCTTAGCGCAGATATTACCAAGAGCGATTTGAACCTGGGTATGCTGGGCAAAACATCGTTCTATGTAGGTGCAGGTAAGTACCTGGACGCCCAGAACCTTACCTATGTAGATTACCGCCACTTTTCGGGTAACGAGATCAGGGTATTCACCGCCGGTATCAACAAGTTCCTGCTGCTGGATTATTATACCTACAGCACACCCGACCAATACCTTGAAGGACATTTCGAGCAAAATTTCTCAGGTTTTTTCCTGAACAAGCTGCCGTTGATACGTAAATTGAAGCTACAGGAAATTGCCGACGTAAATTACCTGAGCACCCCTGCCCTGCACAATTATACCGAACTGGGCCTGGGTGTACAGTACTTCGGCTTCCGGATAATGTTTGCCAAATCGTTCAACAGTGGGGATAATTTGACAAACGCGCTGAGGATCGGGGCGAAGTTTTAA
- a CDS encoding HAD family hydrolase — protein sequence MSQNQKFDSIIFDLDGTLWDSTANVAQGWQRAKEKVNYIQQDIDQQMVRSITGMAYDAIFDKLYPYLDEETRNEFKTLCAQHELDILHEKGGALYPLLAETLTYLKNKYRLFIVSNCQSGYIEIFLAMDDMANYFEGHQCYGTKGQPKFQNILDIVADNNLQAPVYVGDTTGDRDSAAKAGVPFIFAAYGFGVVEDGYITRIDEFKQLQQIL from the coding sequence ATGTCACAAAATCAAAAATTCGACAGTATTATATTCGATTTGGATGGTACCCTATGGGATTCGACCGCTAATGTTGCGCAAGGCTGGCAAAGGGCTAAAGAGAAGGTAAACTATATTCAGCAGGATATTGACCAGCAAATGGTACGTTCTATCACCGGCATGGCTTACGACGCCATTTTTGATAAACTATACCCTTATCTTGACGAAGAAACCCGTAACGAATTTAAAACCCTGTGCGCGCAGCACGAGTTGGACATTTTGCACGAGAAAGGCGGCGCGCTTTATCCTTTGCTCGCTGAAACCCTAACTTACTTAAAAAATAAATACCGCTTGTTCATTGTCAGCAATTGCCAATCGGGTTATATCGAGATATTTTTGGCGATGGATGATATGGCGAATTACTTTGAAGGCCACCAATGCTACGGTACCAAAGGGCAGCCAAAATTCCAAAATATACTGGATATTGTAGCCGATAACAACCTGCAGGCACCGGTTTATGTAGGCGATACTACCGGCGACCGCGACTCGGCAGCAAAGGCCGGTGTGCCGTTCATTTTTGCGGCCTATGGCTTCGGCGTGGTTGAAGATGGTTATATAACCCGTATTGATGAGTTCAAACAATTGCAGCAGATACTATAA
- a CDS encoding metallophosphoesterase — translation MHNGGFIKVFIIIAAISLLMDWYVYHGLRTLTFDWSNKRAQAAVLWGYLVVSIGVTVVFMAGFGSFSTAQGMRPFHEYMLSLFLSFFVTKLVFIIVLFLGDIGRFFVGLVNHIGTNKNTGERYFPSRRKFISELAVLIAAIPLSSFFYAMIRGKYHYKVHRETLYFEDLPAAFDGFTITQLSDIHSGSFDSMEAVQRGINLARAQKSDLFVFTGDLVNNAAFEIEPYIEHFRQLKAPFGQFSILGNHDYGDYIHWDSEAEKAANLQQLKANHGAMDYKLMLDEHVTLEKDGEKISLIGVQNWGHGFKKVGDLDKALKGVDPKSFKILLSHDPTHWEEIAKKHPANIHLTLSGHTHGAQFGIEAAGLRWSPVQYRYPHWSGLAKYNGRYLYINRGFGFLAFSGRLGIWPEITVLTLKKGAQSKSSPVEA, via the coding sequence ATGCATAACGGAGGTTTCATAAAAGTATTTATCATTATTGCGGCCATCAGTTTGCTAATGGACTGGTATGTTTATCATGGGTTACGCACTTTAACTTTTGATTGGAGTAACAAACGCGCGCAAGCGGCGGTTCTGTGGGGTTACCTGGTAGTATCTATAGGTGTTACAGTGGTTTTTATGGCAGGCTTTGGCAGCTTTAGTACTGCCCAGGGCATGCGGCCCTTCCACGAGTATATGCTGAGCCTGTTCCTTAGTTTTTTTGTCACCAAGCTGGTATTCATCATCGTGCTTTTCCTTGGGGATATCGGGCGGTTTTTTGTGGGGTTGGTGAACCACATTGGTACTAATAAAAACACCGGCGAACGCTACTTTCCATCACGGCGCAAGTTTATAAGCGAATTAGCAGTGCTGATTGCTGCTATACCATTAAGTAGTTTCTTTTATGCTATGATCCGGGGTAAGTATCATTACAAGGTGCACCGCGAAACTTTATATTTTGAAGACCTGCCCGCAGCATTTGACGGGTTTACCATTACCCAGCTATCAGATATTCATTCGGGAAGTTTTGATAGTATGGAGGCGGTGCAGCGGGGTATTAACCTGGCACGGGCACAAAAAAGCGACCTGTTTGTTTTTACCGGCGACCTGGTGAATAATGCTGCTTTTGAAATTGAACCTTACATAGAACACTTTCGCCAGTTGAAAGCGCCTTTCGGGCAGTTCTCTATTTTAGGTAACCACGATTATGGGGATTATATCCATTGGGATAGCGAGGCCGAAAAGGCTGCAAATCTGCAGCAATTAAAAGCCAACCATGGGGCTATGGATTATAAGCTAATGCTGGACGAGCATGTGACATTGGAAAAAGACGGCGAAAAGATATCGCTGATTGGGGTGCAAAACTGGGGGCATGGTTTCAAAAAGGTTGGCGATTTGGATAAAGCGCTGAAAGGGGTAGACCCTAAATCATTCAAGATACTGCTTTCGCACGATCCTACCCATTGGGAAGAAATAGCCAAAAAGCATCCGGCCAACATTCATTTAACGCTTTCGGGACATACGCACGGTGCGCAGTTTGGCATTGAAGCCGCCGGTTTGCGCTGGAGCCCTGTGCAGTATCGCTACCCGCATTGGAGCGGATTGGCCAAATATAATGGGCGTTACCTGTATATTAATCGTGGGTTTGGTTTTCTGGCTTTCTCGGGCCGTTTGGGCATCTGGCCTGAAATTACGGTGCTTACGCTGAAGAAAGGGGCTCAATCTAAATCATCGCCTGTAGAAGCATAG
- the gpmI gene encoding 2,3-bisphosphoglycerate-independent phosphoglycerate mutase, with amino-acid sequence MEQQKKVALLILDGWGYGRQDKSNAIFNANTPFFNSMLAKYPNSKLQASGMAVGLPDGQMGNSEVGHMNLGAGRVVYQELGRIHKAVDDRELSTNEVIKDAFEYARANNKDVHFIGLVSDGGVHSHIKHVKGLCDTAVEYGLNKVFIHAFLDGRDTDPNSGIGFITDMENYVSNTPVKIASAIGRYFAMDRDNRWERVKKAYDLLVNGIGKPADNLITAISESYAQGVTDEFVEPIVKTDSKGQPLALIKEGDVVLCFNFRTDRGREITLALTQKAFPEQNMHPLNLRYITMTTYDETFKNVQVVFHKDDLLKTLGEILQDAGKNQIRIAETEKYPHVTFFFSGGREKEFANEKRLLVPSPKVATYDLQPEMSAEGIRDAILPELQSRWADFICLNFANTDMVGHTGVFSAVVKAAETVDACTQAVVETGLANGYSFIIIADHGNADYMINDDGSPNTAHTTNLVPCIVIDKDVTAVKDGKLGDIAPTVLKMLGVAIPAEMTGDVLV; translated from the coding sequence GTGGAACAACAAAAAAAAGTCGCATTACTGATACTGGACGGTTGGGGATACGGCCGCCAGGACAAATCAAACGCAATATTTAACGCCAACACGCCTTTCTTCAATTCGATGCTGGCCAAATATCCAAATTCAAAATTGCAGGCATCGGGTATGGCCGTAGGCTTGCCCGACGGACAGATGGGCAATTCCGAAGTGGGGCACATGAATTTAGGCGCTGGCCGGGTGGTTTACCAGGAACTGGGCCGCATCCATAAAGCGGTTGACGATAGAGAACTCTCGACAAACGAAGTGATCAAAGACGCATTTGAGTACGCCAGGGCGAATAATAAAGATGTCCACTTCATCGGACTTGTTTCTGATGGTGGTGTGCATTCGCACATAAAGCATGTAAAAGGCCTTTGCGATACCGCTGTAGAGTACGGCCTGAATAAAGTTTTTATCCATGCCTTTTTAGATGGACGTGATACCGACCCAAATTCGGGCATCGGTTTTATTACCGACATGGAAAACTACGTGAGCAACACACCGGTTAAAATAGCGTCGGCTATTGGCCGCTACTTTGCTATGGACCGCGATAACCGCTGGGAACGTGTTAAAAAGGCTTACGACCTGCTGGTAAATGGCATTGGCAAACCTGCCGATAACCTGATTACTGCCATCAGCGAATCTTATGCCCAGGGGGTAACGGACGAATTTGTAGAGCCTATTGTAAAAACAGATAGCAAAGGGCAGCCACTGGCATTGATAAAAGAAGGCGATGTGGTACTTTGCTTTAACTTCCGTACCGACCGTGGCCGCGAGATCACACTGGCGTTAACGCAAAAGGCATTCCCCGAGCAGAACATGCACCCGCTAAACCTGCGCTATATCACCATGACCACTTATGATGAAACATTTAAGAATGTGCAGGTAGTTTTTCATAAAGATGATCTATTAAAAACCCTCGGCGAAATATTGCAGGATGCCGGTAAAAACCAGATCCGCATTGCCGAAACCGAAAAGTATCCGCACGTCACCTTCTTTTTTTCGGGTGGGCGCGAAAAAGAATTTGCGAACGAGAAACGCCTGCTGGTGCCATCGCCAAAGGTGGCCACTTATGACCTGCAACCTGAAATGAGCGCCGAAGGCATCCGCGATGCTATACTACCTGAATTACAAAGCCGCTGGGCCGATTTTATTTGTTTAAACTTTGCCAATACCGACATGGTTGGCCATACAGGTGTATTCAGCGCAGTAGTTAAAGCCGCCGAAACAGTTGACGCCTGCACACAAGCCGTGGTTGAAACAGGCCTTGCTAACGGGTATTCATTTATTATTATTGCCGACCATGGTAATGCCGATTACATGATCAACGATGACGGCTCACCCAACACAGCGCATACCACCAACCTGGTGCCTTGCATTGTAATTGACAAGGATGTGACAGCTGTTAAAGATGGCAAACTGGGCGACATTGCCCCCACTGTACTAAAAATGCTAGGGGTTGCTATCCCTGCAGAAATGACCGGCGATGTATTGGTTTAA
- a CDS encoding DUF4783 domain-containing protein yields the protein MIRLFTLLLFILPLSGRPTPALGPIDDAAELIKTGNVHELAKKFTSSIELTILNEENIYSASQAELVLGSFFKNNPIKAVKILHRVNSNPNIRYAVLLLTTANAEYRTAVSMKLTNGVFLVNEIKIESDKKEE from the coding sequence ATGATCAGATTATTTACTTTATTACTTTTTATTTTACCGCTAAGCGGTCGCCCAACACCAGCTTTAGGACCAATTGACGATGCGGCCGAGCTGATAAAAACCGGCAATGTACATGAACTGGCTAAAAAATTTACCAGCAGTATTGAACTCACTATTTTAAACGAAGAAAACATTTACTCCGCCAGCCAGGCCGAATTGGTTTTAGGCAGTTTTTTTAAAAACAATCCTATAAAAGCGGTAAAAATATTGCATCGTGTAAATTCTAATCCCAATATCCGCTACGCGGTGCTGTTGCTCACTACCGCTAATGCCGAATACCGTACAGCGGTATCCATGAAACTAACCAATGGCGTATTTTTGGTGAATGAGATAAAAATAGAAAGCGACAAGAAAGAGGAGTGA
- the nadC gene encoding carboxylating nicotinate-nucleotide diphosphorylase, which yields MDKQIIHQFIKNALAEDVGDGDHTSLSTIPAGTTGKAKLIIKDTGILAGVELALEIFREIDANLKVNVFLQDGAEVKPGDIAFEVAGSVHSILIAERLVLNCMQRMSGIATTTNEVADILKGSNTQVLDTRKTTPGLRYLEKWAVKIGGGVNHRFGLYDMILIKDNHVDYAGGIASAINNARQYLADTNKKLQIEIEVRNLEELEEVLQTGGVDRILLDNFKFDILKQAVAMIEGRYITEASGGITVDNVLDYAACGVDYVSMGALTHSVKSLDMSLKAVKQ from the coding sequence TTGGACAAACAGATTATCCATCAATTTATAAAAAATGCCCTTGCCGAAGATGTTGGCGACGGCGATCATACCTCCCTATCAACCATCCCTGCAGGGACTACCGGCAAAGCAAAGCTTATTATTAAAGATACGGGCATACTGGCTGGTGTTGAACTGGCGCTGGAGATTTTCCGCGAGATTGATGCTAACCTTAAAGTGAATGTATTCCTTCAGGACGGTGCGGAAGTTAAGCCCGGTGATATAGCCTTTGAAGTAGCAGGCAGCGTACATAGCATCCTGATAGCTGAACGGCTTGTGCTTAATTGTATGCAGCGTATGAGTGGCATTGCTACCACTACCAACGAAGTTGCAGATATTTTAAAAGGCAGCAATACCCAGGTGTTGGATACCCGCAAAACAACCCCGGGGTTGCGTTATTTAGAAAAATGGGCGGTAAAAATAGGCGGCGGTGTAAACCATAGGTTTGGATTGTATGATATGATACTGATCAAAGATAACCATGTGGATTATGCCGGAGGTATTGCCAGTGCAATTAACAACGCCAGGCAATATTTAGCAGATACAAACAAAAAACTACAAATAGAGATTGAAGTAAGGAACCTGGAAGAACTGGAAGAGGTGCTGCAAACAGGCGGGGTTGACCGGATATTACTGGATAATTTTAAATTTGATATATTAAAACAGGCCGTAGCCATGATAGAGGGCCGGTATATCACCGAGGCATCGGGTGGGATTACTGTAGATAATGTGCTGGATTATGCCGCTTGCGGTGTCGACTATGTATCTATGGGGGCCTTAACACATTCAGTTAAAAGCTTGGATATGAGTTTAAAGGCTGTTAAACAATAA
- the plsY gene encoding glycerol-3-phosphate 1-O-acyltransferase PlsY, whose amino-acid sequence MITVWSISSLILAYLLGSIPTAVWIGQYFYKIDVREYGSGNAGATNTFRVLGKKAGIPVMCIDILKGFTATNLAYLSILGMPSAVNNHSVVFTNYELALGITAVMGHLFPIFAGFRGGKGVATLCGMVLAVNLQAALLCVVVFIIVLLITKYVSLSSIVASFTYLIGVTFVYPVSVRSVVIYGMCICVLILVTHQKNIERLIRGRESKVNLFKKKTADV is encoded by the coding sequence ATGATAACTGTCTGGTCTATTTCCTCCCTGATATTGGCATACCTTTTAGGTTCCATTCCCACAGCCGTTTGGATTGGGCAATATTTTTATAAAATAGATGTACGCGAATACGGCAGCGGTAATGCCGGTGCAACAAATACGTTTAGGGTACTGGGTAAAAAAGCCGGTATACCGGTAATGTGTATAGATATTTTAAAAGGTTTCACTGCTACCAATCTGGCCTACCTTAGTATTTTAGGCATGCCCTCGGCGGTTAACAATCATTCAGTTGTTTTTACCAATTACGAACTTGCCTTAGGCATTACAGCGGTAATGGGCCACCTGTTTCCCATATTTGCGGGTTTCCGGGGTGGTAAGGGGGTAGCTACTTTATGCGGCATGGTTTTAGCTGTAAACCTACAGGCCGCATTGCTGTGTGTTGTTGTATTTATTATTGTTCTGTTAATAACAAAATACGTATCGCTTAGTTCAATTGTGGCCAGTTTTACTTATTTAATTGGGGTCACTTTTGTTTACCCGGTATCTGTACGGTCGGTAGTAATATATGGTATGTGTATTTGTGTACTGATATTGGTTACCCACCAAAAGAATATCGAACGCTTGATACGCGGCCGGGAATCGAAAGTAAACCTGTTTAAGAAAAAAACAGCTGACGTATGA
- a CDS encoding M48 family metallopeptidase: MKSHRLFLATVSAVVLFGCATVPLTGRRQLNLVADDQINQSAAQSYSTLLSDPKTKVISGTADAMRVKRVGNQLAAAIEKYLAANGYADKYNFKWEFNLIQSNEVNAWCMPGGKVAVYSGILPLTKDDAGLATVMGHEIGHAIARHSAERVSQQLAAQAGGAVVGAATSSQSDATQTIVGQLYGVGGGLMLLHYSRSQESEADRLGLTFMAMAGYDPNNAVDFWQRMAAQNKAGTPEFLSTHPTDATRIADIRAHIPEAMKYYHR; encoded by the coding sequence ATGAAAAGCCATAGACTATTTTTAGCAACAGTTAGCGCTGTTGTTCTTTTTGGTTGCGCCACAGTCCCGTTAACCGGCAGGCGCCAACTCAATCTTGTTGCCGATGATCAGATCAATCAATCAGCGGCGCAAAGCTACTCCACCTTACTATCAGACCCGAAAACCAAGGTGATTAGCGGTACCGCCGATGCTATGCGTGTTAAACGTGTAGGAAACCAGTTAGCTGCGGCTATAGAAAAATACCTTGCTGCTAACGGCTATGCCGACAAGTATAATTTTAAGTGGGAGTTTAACCTGATACAAAGTAACGAAGTAAATGCCTGGTGTATGCCTGGCGGTAAAGTGGCGGTGTACAGCGGTATACTACCTTTAACTAAAGATGATGCGGGGCTGGCAACTGTAATGGGACACGAGATTGGCCATGCCATTGCCCGCCATTCGGCCGAACGTGTTTCGCAACAATTAGCTGCGCAAGCCGGTGGGGCAGTTGTTGGTGCGGCTACCAGTAGCCAGTCCGACGCTACACAAACCATAGTTGGCCAGTTATATGGCGTGGGTGGAGGATTGATGCTGCTGCATTATTCGCGCAGCCAGGAATCGGAAGCTGACAGACTGGGATTAACATTTATGGCGATGGCGGGTTATGACCCAAACAACGCGGTTGACTTTTGGCAACGGATGGCTGCCCAAAACAAAGCCGGTACGCCCGAATTTTTAAGTACACACCCTACCGATGCTACCCGTATTGCCGATATCAGGGCACATATCCCCGAGGCTATGAAATATTATCATCGGTAA
- a CDS encoding YqjF family protein: MAKRQFLKAKWTNLLMLNYEVDAAILMPHLPPGTILDTWQGKNLVSMVGFLFQETSMLRIRWPYHINFEEVNLRFYVRYFDGQGWKRGAVFISEIVPKPMIALVANNLYNEHYKAMPMRHEIIPVDDAHTRFSYEWKYRGEWCKLAATVNNKRSVIEAGSAEEFIFEHYWGYNKLTETRTIEYQVEHITWQTGEVKDYAFEAPIAKIYGPEFEPWLSREPISAFFADGSDVIVRAGSKFSI, from the coding sequence ATGGCCAAACGTCAATTTCTAAAAGCAAAATGGACTAACCTCCTGATGCTGAACTATGAGGTTGATGCGGCTATATTAATGCCCCACCTGCCGCCGGGGACGATATTAGATACCTGGCAGGGAAAAAATCTGGTGAGCATGGTAGGCTTTCTTTTCCAGGAAACCAGCATGTTACGTATCCGGTGGCCATATCATATTAATTTTGAGGAAGTAAATCTGCGGTTCTATGTGCGTTATTTTGATGGACAGGGATGGAAACGCGGTGCCGTATTTATCAGCGAAATTGTGCCTAAGCCTATGATAGCCCTTGTAGCTAATAATTTATATAATGAACATTATAAGGCTATGCCTATGCGACATGAAATCATCCCCGTTGATGACGCTCATACGCGTTTTAGTTACGAGTGGAAATACAGAGGGGAGTGGTGCAAGCTTGCCGCTACCGTAAATAATAAGCGAAGCGTTATTGAAGCCGGCAGCGCCGAAGAATTTATATTTGAACATTACTGGGGCTATAATAAGCTTACCGAAACCCGCACCATTGAATACCAGGTAGAACACATTACCTGGCAAACGGGAGAAGTAAAAGACTATGCGTTTGAAGCACCTATAGCCAAAATATATGGGCCTGAATTTGAACCATGGCTAAGCCGTGAACCAATATCGGCTTTCTTTGCCGACGGATCAGATGTGATTGTGAGGGCCGGCAGTAAGTTTAGTATTTGA